A section of the Burkholderia mallei ATCC 23344 genome encodes:
- a CDS encoding ABC transporter permease produces the protein MTPPSKDAAALARPAAAAGPHAPPAVRRARRAPLDWLAAAQWAVTLALCAFLIVPVAMSVLAGLTVNYFRGPSSGLTLRWLGEVWAQYHGSVFLSLEVALATLAVTLVAGVPAGYALARSRSRVSRLIEEALVLPVALPGLASALALLSVYGGFAAFRTSLWFIVVGHVVFTLPFMVRAVAAVAARADLRTLEEGAASLGASFATRFATIVLPNLRPGIVAGALAVLTLSIGEFNLTWMLHTPDTKTLPVGLADTYASLRLEIGSAYTILFLLMTLPLLVAMQRLGVEPPGARDRTCKRR, from the coding sequence ATGACGCCTCCCTCGAAGGACGCCGCCGCCCTCGCCCGCCCCGCCGCCGCGGCCGGCCCGCACGCGCCCCCCGCCGTCCGCCGCGCACGCCGCGCGCCGCTCGACTGGCTCGCCGCCGCGCAATGGGCGGTCACGCTCGCGCTGTGCGCGTTCCTGATCGTACCCGTCGCGATGTCGGTGCTCGCCGGGCTCACGGTCAATTATTTTCGCGGGCCGTCGAGCGGGCTCACGCTGCGCTGGCTCGGCGAGGTGTGGGCGCAATATCACGGCTCGGTATTCCTGTCGCTCGAAGTCGCGCTCGCGACGCTCGCCGTCACGCTCGTCGCGGGCGTGCCCGCCGGCTACGCGCTCGCGCGCAGCCGCAGCCGCGTCTCGCGCCTGATCGAGGAGGCGCTCGTGCTGCCCGTCGCGCTGCCGGGCCTCGCGTCCGCGCTCGCACTGCTGAGCGTCTACGGCGGCTTCGCCGCGTTCCGCACGAGCCTGTGGTTCATCGTCGTCGGCCACGTCGTGTTCACGCTGCCGTTCATGGTCCGCGCGGTCGCAGCCGTCGCCGCGCGCGCCGATCTGCGCACGCTCGAGGAAGGCGCGGCGAGCCTCGGCGCATCGTTCGCCACGCGCTTCGCGACGATCGTGCTGCCGAACCTGCGCCCGGGCATCGTCGCCGGCGCACTCGCGGTGCTCACGCTGTCGATCGGCGAATTCAACCTCACGTGGATGCTCCACACGCCCGACACGAAGACGCTGCCTGTCGGCCTCGCCGATACGTACGCGTCACTGCGCCTCGAAATCGGCAGCGCGTACACGATCCTGTTCCTGCTGATGACGCTGCCGCTGCTCGTCGCGATGCAACGGCTCGGCGTCGAGCCGCCGGGCGCGCGCGATCGCACGTGCAAGCGCCGCTGA
- a CDS encoding ABC transporter permease, translating into MSDLTLPSRWRIALLAPALAVFVAFWLLPMVSLVRVSAGGGFVDAYLALLSNARYMKSLASTVALSAAVTLATLALSTIAGLLLARRAFAGKRALIALLTFPLAFPGVVVGFMVIMLAGRQGLIGMLSQKLAGDRWVFAYSVSGLFVGYLYFSIPRVIVTVIAAASKLDPSLEEAARSLGASRWHVLRDIVLPALAPGLVAAGAICFATAMGAFGTAFTLATDLDVLPMTIYTEFTLNANIATAAGLSIVLGIVTWAVLALARNLTGQATAASA; encoded by the coding sequence ATGTCCGATCTCACGCTCCCGTCGCGCTGGCGCATCGCGCTTCTCGCGCCCGCGCTCGCCGTGTTCGTCGCGTTCTGGCTGTTGCCGATGGTCTCGCTCGTGCGGGTGTCGGCGGGCGGCGGGTTCGTCGACGCCTATCTCGCGCTGCTGTCGAACGCGCGCTACATGAAAAGCCTCGCATCGACGGTCGCGCTGTCCGCGGCCGTCACGCTCGCGACGCTCGCGCTGTCGACGATCGCGGGCCTCTTGCTCGCGCGCCGCGCATTCGCGGGCAAGCGCGCGCTGATCGCGCTCCTCACGTTTCCGCTCGCGTTCCCGGGCGTCGTCGTCGGCTTCATGGTGATCATGCTCGCCGGCCGCCAGGGCTTGATCGGCATGCTGTCGCAAAAGCTCGCCGGCGATCGCTGGGTGTTCGCGTATTCGGTTTCGGGCCTGTTCGTCGGCTATCTGTACTTCTCGATTCCGCGCGTGATCGTCACGGTGATCGCCGCGGCGTCGAAGCTCGATCCGTCGCTCGAGGAGGCCGCGCGCTCGCTCGGCGCGTCGCGCTGGCACGTGCTGCGCGACATCGTGCTGCCCGCGCTCGCGCCGGGCCTCGTCGCCGCGGGCGCGATCTGCTTCGCGACCGCGATGGGCGCGTTCGGCACCGCGTTCACGCTGGCGACCGATCTCGACGTGCTGCCGATGACGATCTACACCGAGTTCACGCTGAACGCGAACATCGCGACGGCGGCCGGTCTGTCGATCGTACTCGGCATCGTCACGTGGGCTGTGCTGGCGCTCGCGCGGAACCTGACGGGCCAGGCGACGGCCGCATCCGCGTGA